The following proteins are co-located in the Panthera tigris isolate Pti1 chromosome F2, P.tigris_Pti1_mat1.1, whole genome shotgun sequence genome:
- the KCNV1 gene encoding potassium voltage-gated channel subfamily V member 1, with protein MELPSRGRAPLDSSLDSCSLTSLESSVFCSEGEGEPLALGDCFTVNVGGSRFVLSQQALSCFPHTRLGKLAVVVASCRRRGALAAVPSPLELCDDANPVDNEYFFDRSSQAFRYVLHYYRTGRLHVMEQLCALSFLQEIQYWGIDELSIDSCCRDRYFRRKELSETLDFKKDTEDQESQHESEQDFSQGPCPTVRQKLWNILEKPGSSTAARIFGVISIIFVVVSIVNMALMSAELSWLDLQLLEILEYVCISWFTGEFILRLLCVRARCRFLRKVPNIIDLLAILPFYITLLVESLSGSQTTQELENVGRIVQVLRLLRALRMLKLGRHSTGLRSLGMTITQCYEEVGLLLLFLSVGISIFSTVEYFAEQSIPDTTFTSVPCAWWWATTSMTTVGYGDIRPDTTTGKIVAFMCILSGILVLALPIAIINDRFSACYFTLKLKEAAVRQREALKKLTKNIATDSYISVNLRDVYARSIMEMLRLKGRERASTRSSGGDDFWF; from the exons ATGGAGCTGCCTTCCCGAGGGCGGGCGCCGCTGGACTCGTCGCTGGACAGCTGCTCCCTGACCTCGTTGGAGTCCAGCGTTTTCTGCAGCGAGGGCGAAGGGGAGCCCCTGGCGCTCGGGGACTGCTTCACGGTCAACGTGGGCGGCAGCCGCTTCGTGCTCTCGCAGCAGGCACTGTCCTGCTTCCCGCACACGCGCCTGGGCAAGCTGGCCGTGGTGGTGGCCTCGTGCCGCCGCCGCGGGGCCCTGGCCGCCGTGCCCAGCCCCCTGGAGCTCTGCGACGATGCCAACCCCGTGGACAACGAGTACTTCTTCGACCGCAGTTCGCAGGCATTCCGCTACGTCTTGCACTACTACCGCACCGGCCGCCTGCACGTCATGGAGCAGCTGTGCGCGCTCTCCTTCCTTCAGGAGATCCAATACTGGGGCATCGACGAGCTCAGCATCGACTCCTGCTGCAGGGACAG ataCTTCAGAAGGAAGGAGCTGAGTGAAACGTTAGACTTTAAGAAGGACACAGAAGACCAGGAGAGTCAACATGAGAGCGAACAGGACTTCTCACAAGGACCTTGTCCCACTGTCCGCCAGAAGCTCTGGAACATCCTGGAGAAACCTGGATCTTCCACAGCTGCTCGAATCTTTGGGGTCATCTCCATCATCTTTGTGGTGGTGTCCATCGTCAACATGGCCCTGATGTCAGCTGAATTAAGCTGGCTGGACCTGCAGCTGCTGGAAATCCTGGAGTATGTGTGTATCAGCTGGTTCACTGGCGAGTTCATCCTGCGCCTCCTGTGCGTGCGGGCCAGGTGCCGCTTCCTGAGGAAGGTGCCGAACATCATAGACCTCCTTGCCATCTTGCCCTTCTACATCACTCTTCTGGTAGAGAGCCTGAGTGGGAGCCAGACTACACAGGAGCTGGAAAATGTGGGGCGCATTGTGCAGGTCTTGAGGCTGCTCAGGGCTCTACGCATGCTAAAGCTGGGCAGACATTCCACAG GATTACGCTCACTCGGGATGACAATCACCCAGTGTTATGAAGAAGTCGGCCTACTGCTCCTCTTTTTGTCTGTGGGAATTTCTATATTTTCAACTGTGGAATATTTTGCTGAGCAGAGTATTCCTGACACAACCTTCACAAGTGTCCCTTGTGCATGGTGGTGGGCCACAACATCCATGACTACTGTGGGATACGGGGACATTAGACCAGACACCACCACAGGCAAAATCGTGGCCTTCATGTGCATATTATCAGGAATCCTTGTCTTGGCCTTGCCTATCGCTATTATTAACGACCGCTTCTCCGCTTGCTATTTCACCTTAAAGCTCAAGGAAGCAGCTGTTAGACAGCGCGAAGCTCTGAAGAAGCTTACCAAGAATATAGCCACTGACTCATACATCAGTGTGAACCTGAGAGATGTCTATGCCCGGAGTATCATGGAGATGCTTCGgttaaaaggcagagaaagggcaagTACTAGGAGCAGTGGAGGAGATGATTTCTGGTTTTGA